A single Streptomyces sp. Edi2 DNA region contains:
- a CDS encoding SURF1 family protein: MYRFLLTPRWWGINVFAVLAIPLCIFMGSWQLSRFEDRVNTHQQQEDRSARAKTAAARPLAGLLPVDTVTSGRQASARGHYDTGHQLLVPDRTLKDKHGRQQQGFYVLDLLRTDGGKALPVVRGWLPGDAGSKADTAKVPAPPKGELTVTGALQASENQGTDGVQAGGGLPQGQLGMISAASLVNIVPYEVYDAWITLTDAQAPLRAVPPAAAEGSGLDLKAFQNLGYTGEWFVFAGFVVFMWFRLFRRDAEAAKDAALGIVTEEGPVSGGGPKPEGGPGPEGDLEDGGGATQSEERGVGQGEEQGSEQAEAAPAQRA; encoded by the coding sequence GTGTACCGGTTCCTGCTGACCCCGCGGTGGTGGGGAATCAACGTGTTCGCCGTACTGGCGATTCCGCTGTGCATTTTCATGGGCAGCTGGCAGCTGAGCCGCTTCGAGGACCGCGTCAACACCCATCAGCAGCAAGAGGACCGCTCCGCCCGGGCCAAGACGGCGGCGGCCCGTCCGCTGGCCGGTCTGCTGCCCGTCGACACGGTCACCTCAGGACGGCAGGCCAGCGCCCGCGGGCACTACGACACCGGGCACCAACTGCTCGTGCCGGACCGCACCTTGAAGGACAAGCACGGCCGGCAGCAGCAGGGCTTCTACGTCCTCGATCTGCTGCGTACGGACGGCGGCAAGGCGCTGCCGGTCGTACGGGGCTGGCTGCCCGGCGACGCCGGTTCGAAGGCCGACACGGCGAAGGTGCCCGCGCCGCCCAAGGGTGAGTTGACGGTCACCGGCGCGCTGCAGGCCTCCGAGAACCAGGGCACCGACGGTGTACAGGCCGGCGGCGGGCTGCCGCAGGGGCAGCTCGGCATGATCAGCGCGGCCTCGCTGGTCAACATCGTGCCGTACGAGGTGTACGACGCCTGGATCACGCTCACCGACGCCCAGGCGCCGCTGCGCGCTGTCCCCCCGGCCGCCGCCGAGGGCAGCGGCCTCGACCTGAAGGCCTTCCAGAACCTCGGCTACACCGGCGAGTGGTTCGTCTTCGCCGGCTTCGTGGTCTTCATGTGGTTCCGGCTCTTCCGCCGTGACGCCGAAGCCGCCAAGGACGCGGCGCTGGGCATCGTGACGGAGGAGGGCCCGGTGTCGGGGGGAGGCCCGAAACCTGAGGGAGGCCCGGGGCCGGAGGGAGATCTGGAGGACGGCGGGGGCGCTACTCAGAGCGAGGAGCGGGGCGTCGGCCAGGGTGAGGAGCAGGGCTCCGAACAGGCTGAGGCGGCCCCGGCCCAGCGGGCCTGA